A region of Etheostoma cragini isolate CJK2018 chromosome 24, CSU_Ecrag_1.0, whole genome shotgun sequence DNA encodes the following proteins:
- the arl6ip6 gene encoding ADP-ribosylation factor-like protein 6-interacting protein 6, with protein sequence MQGIATDFLKESFGRSHSSEEMEQRPTESHSVRPRVAIMSGEVPGGSMPTGQPFNRNGPKPWSVVVLSALGSAVAVVAVGCVCALIYPILKELRAERVRGEDGTEERMMGFWSILVLSVLLGCISCVFSWTLTYLNSYQPGIGLGTPLTLADFRDGPGHDFHLGYSVAVLNGIMAMLTVIWSLT encoded by the exons cGGTCGCTCACATTCATCAGAGGAAATGGAACAAAGGCCTACAGAATCTCATTCTGTGAGACCCCGGGTGGCTATCATGTCAGGTGAGGTACCCGGCGGAAGTATGCCTACGGGACAGCCGTTCAACCGGAACGGCCCCAAACCGTGGTCCGTCGTAGTTCTGTCAGCACTGGGCTCCGCCGTAGCTGTGGTCGCTGTTGGCTGTGTCTGCGCTCTTATCTACCCGATACTTAAAG AGCTGCGGGCAGAGAGAGTGAGGGGAGAAGATGGGACTGAAGAAAGGATGATGG gtttctGGAGTATCCTAGTGCTTTCAGTATTACTAGGATGTATCTCCTGTGTTTTCTCATGGACCCTCACATACCTTAACTCGTACCAGCCTGGCATTGGGTTAGGAACACCACTGACACTAGCCGACTTCAG AGATGGACCTGGCCATGATTTCCACCTAGGTTATAGTGTTGCTGTCCTTAACGGCATCATGGCCATGCTCACTGTCATCTGGAGCCTCACCTGA
- the LOC117939158 gene encoding LOW QUALITY PROTEIN: thiamine transporter 1-like (The sequence of the model RefSeq protein was modified relative to this genomic sequence to represent the inferred CDS: deleted 2 bases in 1 codon): MSVLNPTLLLCVYGFFSNLRPLEPFITAYLMGPDKNLTETQVVNEIYPIWTYSYLVLLFPVFLATDYLCYKPVLVLQAISLVVTYAMLLKTQGMLAMQLLECFFGLATATEVAYYSYIYSVVEPAHYQRVTGICRSIALFGSAAGSLIGQLLLSVAKVQLVHLVIITLTSAAVACVAPWFLPMPKRSLFFHKSPGPAEERPRNSNTALLEKAGDSESELPLNSQDVSPMSRSFKTDSHCSGLLEVLRILFDDFVKCYRYQPLLAWSLWWALATCGYFQVINYAQALWENVRPSHDYEIYNGYVETLSTVLGALAALLVGYLPVCWALWGELALCALSLLMAVCVFVMDTLRNIWLCYSSYVLFRAILYMLLITVATYQIAASLNMHRYALVFGVNTFMSLLLQSLLTLVVVDSAGLGLDIFTQYLIYGGYFAVISMVFLFAGLCKLAYWRRSKQEEEGLANSQA, translated from the exons GTTGTCAATGAAATCTATCCAATTTGGACGTATTCCTACCTGGTGTTGCTGTTTCCTGTCTTCCTAGCCACTGACTACCTCTGTTATAAGCCTGTATTGGTTCTGCAGGCCATAAGCTTAGTAGTTACCTATGCTATGTTGCTAAAGACACAAGGCATGCTGGCCATGCAGCTCCTGGAGTGTTTCTTTGGGCTGGCCACGGCCACAGAGGTGGCCTACTACTCCTACATCTACAGCGTTGTGGAGCCTGCACACTACCAGAGAGTGACAGGTATCTGCCGCAGCATTGCTCTGTTTGGATCTGCTGCTGgatctctgattggtcaactatTGCTCTCTGTGGCCAAAGTTCAGCTGGTCCACCTCGTCATCATCACTCTGACATCAGCCGCTGTGGCCTGTGTTGCTCCCTGGTTTCTACCCATGCCCAAGAGAAGCTTGTTCTTCCACAAGAGTCCAGGACCAGCAGAGGAGAGGCCACGCAATAGTAACACAGCACTATTGGAAAAGGCTGGGGATTCAGAGAGTGAGTTGCCTCTAAACAGCCAGGATGTCTCCCCA ATGTCCAGATCCTTTAAGACAGATAGCCATTGCAGTGGTCTTTTGGAGGTGTTACGGATACTGTTTGATGACTTTGTGAAGTGCTACAGGTATCAGCCCCTGCTTGCCTGGTCGCTGTGGTGGGCACTGGCTACGTGCGGCTACTTCCAGGTCATCAACTACGCTCAAGCATTATGGGAGAACGTTCGTCCATCCCACGACTATGAAATCTACAATGGCTACGTAGAGACACTGTCCACAGTGCTAG GGGCTCTGGCAGCTCTTCTGGTGGGCTATCTGCCTGTATGCTGGGCTCTGTGGGGTGAGTTGGCTCTGTGTGCCCTCTCCCTGctgatggctgtgtgtgtgtttgtcatggACACACTGAGAAACATCTGGCTATGTTACAGCTCATACGTCCTCTTCAGagcc atactgtacatgttgctCATTACTGTGGCTAC ATATCAGATTGCAGCTAGTCTCAATATGCATCGCTACGCCTTGGTGTTTGGGGTAAACACCTTCATGTCCCTGCTGCTGCAGTCTCTCCTCACATTGGTGGTGGTGGACTCAGCTGGCCTCGGCCTTGACATTTTCACTCAG TACCTCATCTATGGCGGCTACTTTGCTGTAATCTCAATGGTCTTTCTCTTTGCTGGGCTTTGTAAATTGGCCTACTGGAGACGCTCCAAACAAGAGGAGGAGGGCCTAGCCAACAGCCAAGCTTAA